One Grus americana isolate bGruAme1 chromosome Z, bGruAme1.mat, whole genome shotgun sequence DNA window includes the following coding sequences:
- the ENHO gene encoding adropin, translating to MGAALSTGAVVAISFNSVIALLILILFFILCKACRTPSCPRKSPASDIDETRNEEKYLLQP from the coding sequence ATGGGGGCTGCTCTCTCCACTGGAGCGGTCGTGGCCATCTCTTTTAACTCTGTCATCGCATTGCTTATCCTCAtcctcttcttcatcctctgCAAGGCCTGCAGGACCCCCTCGTGCCCCAGGAAGAGTCCAGCTTCTGACATAGATGAAACAAGGAATGAAGAGAAGTACTTGCTGCAGCCCTGA